Proteins encoded within one genomic window of Panacibacter microcysteis:
- a CDS encoding peptidase domain-containing ABC transporter, with product MADLGTNVLGRALSRFFSFLKADKKDFYAIYAYAIFSGLLALSVPLGIQTIISFVLAGSISTSMVVLICFVVVGVFFTGLLQVKQMQVVEKIEQKIFVRYAFEFTDRLPKINVQKMDSYYLPELVNRFFDTVSLQKGIGKLLIDIPTATIQLLFGLILLSFYHPVFIVFGIALFLVLILILRFTSVKGMETNVLASDFKFSVAGWIEEIARTVKTFKYSKGTQIHLKETDQLTSGYLKARTEHFRILQKQYWSLIVFKVLITAAMLIVGAVLLIDQQLNVGQFVAAELVILTVITAVEKFILNLDKVYDVLTALEKLGKVTGSEIEKDGSVVLPTTNQGVAVRFKDVVFHYGSDNNVLRNLSFDVKPGTHVAVMGESGSGKSTVLRLLTGAFNKFEGAVLVDEVPVGNYELASLRRQTGILLSLQDIFKASLLENITMGNPDVSINEVIHLAAITGLDEFVQAQKEGYDHILDPAGKRLPKKYIQAILLMRALLGRHRLLLLEEPCHYLDRKHIPGILSFLKEDSNATIIITTNDPEIAGCCDEVLLLNEGQLQARGTWEIIKNKIA from the coding sequence ATGGCAGACTTGGGCACCAATGTTCTTGGAAGGGCTTTATCGCGTTTTTTTTCATTTTTAAAAGCAGACAAGAAAGATTTCTACGCAATTTATGCTTATGCAATCTTCAGCGGGTTGCTGGCGCTCTCTGTGCCGCTTGGTATTCAGACAATTATAAGTTTCGTACTGGCTGGTTCTATTTCAACCTCCATGGTAGTGCTCATCTGTTTTGTTGTAGTGGGCGTCTTTTTTACCGGATTGTTACAGGTAAAACAAATGCAGGTAGTGGAAAAAATTGAGCAGAAGATTTTTGTTCGTTATGCATTTGAGTTTACGGACAGGCTGCCCAAAATTAACGTGCAAAAAATGGACAGCTACTACCTGCCTGAACTGGTAAACCGTTTTTTTGACACTGTTTCCCTGCAGAAAGGTATAGGCAAGCTGCTGATTGATATTCCTACCGCCACTATCCAGTTATTGTTTGGATTGATCTTACTCTCTTTTTATCACCCCGTTTTTATTGTTTTTGGTATTGCACTGTTCCTTGTGCTGATACTGATATTGCGTTTTACTTCGGTAAAAGGCATGGAAACAAATGTGCTGGCCAGCGATTTCAAGTTTAGCGTTGCCGGATGGATAGAAGAAATTGCCCGTACGGTGAAAACCTTCAAATACTCTAAAGGAACACAAATTCACCTGAAGGAAACGGACCAGCTTACATCGGGTTACCTGAAGGCGCGTACCGAACATTTCAGGATATTACAAAAGCAATACTGGAGCCTGATCGTTTTTAAAGTGCTGATTACGGCGGCGATGCTGATTGTAGGTGCGGTGCTGCTGATTGACCAGCAACTAAACGTGGGCCAGTTTGTAGCTGCAGAACTGGTAATACTTACCGTGATCACCGCAGTGGAGAAATTTATTCTAAACCTCGACAAAGTGTATGATGTACTTACCGCACTGGAAAAACTAGGTAAAGTTACCGGCAGCGAGATAGAAAAAGATGGCAGTGTGGTATTGCCCACAACCAATCAAGGCGTTGCGGTGAGGTTTAAAGACGTTGTGTTTCATTATGGGAGTGACAACAACGTATTGCGCAACCTTTCTTTCGATGTAAAGCCGGGAACACATGTGGCCGTAATGGGAGAATCAGGTTCCGGGAAATCAACAGTACTAAGGTTGCTGACCGGTGCTTTCAACAAGTTTGAAGGAGCCGTGCTGGTAGATGAAGTGCCGGTAGGTAATTATGAGCTTGCATCTCTGCGCAGACAGACAGGGATATTGCTGAGCCTGCAGGATATATTCAAGGCCTCGTTACTGGAAAATATTACAATGGGCAACCCCGATGTATCTATCAATGAAGTGATCCATCTGGCTGCCATCACCGGGCTTGATGAGTTTGTACAGGCACAGAAGGAAGGATATGATCATATTCTTGACCCCGCTGGCAAGCGGCTACCCAAGAAATACATACAGGCCATATTGCTGATGCGGGCATTGCTCGGCAGGCACCGGCTATTGCTGCTCGAGGAACCATGCCACTACCTCGACAGGAAGCACATACCGGGTA
- a CDS encoding xanthine dehydrogenase family protein molybdopterin-binding subunit, protein MTKASFTGQPVSRLEGKQKVTGTAKYAAEYEVPDLLYGYVVCSTIAKGTITNIDIDKAMAVDGVVEILTHNNRTKLAWFDIQYADMDAPPGMVLKPLRDTTVHFFGQPVALVLANDYETARYASTLVKIDYESVHADTYLPDHTTKAREPKKGLATALKPPPPPPTGDFEAAFESAPVKASAVYTHGTEHHNPMELFATTTVYEGKGKLTIYDKTQGTINSQVFVANIFGLKFKDVKVLAPFVGGGFGAGLRPQYQLFLCVMASLHMKRNVRVVLERKQMFAFAHRPQSIQSLRFGTTEEGIMMAMNHSTVSETSQYEDYTETVSSWSHKLYPCPNTLFEYKLVPLDVPTPLDMRAPGGSTGMHAIECMMDELAYKLDMDPVALRLKNYAAADPSTGKRYTSKALKECYTKAAAHFGWDRRNPQPGSMTRGNKLVGYGMATGIWDAFQFPSRVAAMLTTEGKIEINNAVTDIGTGTYTIMTQIAADVFGLPMEDIIFNYGNSSYPFSMFQGGSSVTASTSSGIVVAANELKKKILKQIKQAGNTTFGKAKTEDVIFKDSRICLKEDESIYLSFADVIALNKGRAVKATGMGAPHAFKLRKFSKATHSAVFVEVEVDKELKTVTVTRAVSAVAAGRIINPKTARSQILGSMVWGISKALMEETVTDKKAAKYINTNLAEYHIPVHADINDLEVIFADEEDNLINELGVKGVGEIGLVAVPAAIANAIFHATGKRINDLPIHFDKLL, encoded by the coding sequence ATGACCAAAGCATCATTTACCGGGCAGCCTGTAAGCAGGCTCGAAGGAAAACAGAAAGTAACAGGTACCGCAAAATATGCCGCAGAATATGAAGTGCCCGACCTGCTATATGGTTACGTAGTATGCAGTACAATAGCTAAAGGTACCATTACAAATATTGATATAGACAAGGCGATGGCTGTTGACGGAGTAGTGGAAATATTAACACACAACAACCGCACAAAGCTTGCGTGGTTTGATATTCAATATGCAGACATGGATGCGCCGCCCGGTATGGTATTAAAACCGTTACGCGATACAACCGTTCATTTTTTCGGGCAGCCTGTAGCATTGGTGCTGGCCAACGATTATGAAACTGCACGGTACGCATCGACCCTTGTAAAAATCGATTATGAATCAGTACATGCAGATACATACCTGCCCGACCATACCACAAAAGCGAGAGAACCAAAAAAAGGACTGGCAACAGCTTTAAAACCGCCACCACCGCCGCCCACCGGGGATTTTGAGGCGGCCTTCGAAAGTGCGCCGGTAAAAGCGTCAGCAGTTTATACACATGGAACAGAGCATCACAACCCGATGGAGTTGTTTGCTACTACGACGGTGTATGAAGGCAAAGGAAAGCTGACGATCTATGACAAAACACAGGGCACGATCAACAGCCAGGTTTTTGTAGCCAACATATTTGGCCTGAAGTTCAAAGACGTGAAAGTACTGGCGCCATTTGTTGGCGGAGGTTTTGGCGCAGGGCTACGGCCGCAGTACCAGCTTTTTTTGTGTGTGATGGCATCGTTGCATATGAAGCGTAATGTGCGTGTGGTGCTGGAAAGAAAACAAATGTTTGCGTTTGCACACAGGCCGCAAAGCATACAGTCGCTGCGTTTTGGCACAACAGAAGAAGGCATTATGATGGCGATGAACCACTCAACCGTTTCTGAAACATCTCAGTACGAAGATTATACAGAAACAGTTTCTTCATGGAGCCACAAATTATATCCTTGTCCCAATACACTGTTTGAATACAAACTTGTTCCGCTCGATGTACCAACGCCGCTGGATATGCGTGCGCCAGGTGGCAGCACCGGAATGCATGCAATAGAGTGTATGATGGATGAACTGGCGTATAAACTTGATATGGACCCGGTTGCATTAAGACTTAAAAATTATGCAGCGGCAGATCCGTCAACCGGTAAGCGTTATACCAGCAAAGCATTAAAGGAATGCTATACCAAAGCTGCCGCTCATTTTGGCTGGGACAGGCGAAACCCGCAGCCCGGCAGCATGACAAGAGGAAACAAATTGGTGGGTTATGGAATGGCAACCGGTATATGGGATGCGTTCCAGTTTCCATCGAGGGTGGCAGCCATGCTTACTACCGAAGGTAAAATTGAGATCAATAATGCGGTTACAGATATTGGTACGGGTACCTATACCATTATGACGCAGATTGCGGCTGATGTATTTGGCCTGCCTATGGAGGATATCATCTTCAACTATGGCAACAGCAGCTATCCTTTTTCCATGTTCCAGGGTGGTTCTTCGGTGACTGCCTCAACAAGTTCCGGTATAGTGGTGGCAGCCAATGAACTGAAGAAGAAAATACTCAAACAAATAAAGCAGGCAGGCAACACCACTTTTGGTAAGGCTAAAACCGAAGATGTCATTTTCAAAGACAGCAGGATCTGCCTGAAGGAAGATGAAAGCATTTATTTGTCTTTTGCAGATGTTATCGCGCTAAACAAAGGACGTGCGGTGAAAGCGACAGGCATGGGTGCTCCTCATGCGTTTAAACTACGAAAGTTTAGCAAGGCCACGCACAGTGCCGTATTTGTAGAGGTGGAGGTGGACAAAGAGTTAAAGACAGTTACCGTAACCAGAGCAGTAAGTGCCGTTGCAGCGGGCAGGATTATTAACCCAAAAACGGCGCGCAGCCAGATACTTGGGTCTATGGTATGGGGTATAAGTAAAGCGCTGATGGAGGAAACGGTTACTGACAAAAAAGCGGCAAAATACATTAATACCAACCTGGCCGAATATCATATACCAGTACACGCTGATATTAATGACCTGGAGGTAATTTTTGCTGATGAGGAAGACAACCTGATCAACGAACTGGGCGTAAAGGGCGTAGGGGAGATAGGGCTGGTAGCTGTGCCTGCCGCAATTGCCAATGCTATCTTTCACGCTACCGGAAAACGGATCAATGATCTGCCCATACACTTTGATAAACTTCTCTGA
- a CDS encoding FAD binding domain-containing protein gives MNNFDYLHPATADEAFDKSNTTDGAVYVAGGTNIIDLWKYDLLHPSVMIDLNGISGEKGIKENEDGSVLLSALMTNAETAYHPVIEGRYPLLSRGILAGASPQIRNMATNGGNLLQRTRCYYFYDSNSPCNKRLPGSGCPAREGYNRIHAILGASEQCIAVFPSDMCVALAALDATVHVSGLTGNRSIGFEDFHRLPGDTPEIDNNLKYGEVITGIELPAKGFAKNYAYLKLRDRHSYAFALVSVAIALELDENHITEARIALGGVAHKPWRIKEAEEMLKGKSADAASFADAADIILAGAQGFEHNHFKIELAKRAVIRCGLMALEPESQLPGAQPSL, from the coding sequence ATGAATAATTTTGATTACCTGCACCCTGCAACAGCAGATGAAGCTTTTGATAAAAGCAATACTACAGACGGGGCAGTTTATGTGGCCGGCGGTACCAACATTATAGACCTCTGGAAATACGATCTCCTGCATCCGTCTGTGATGATTGATCTTAATGGTATTTCAGGAGAAAAAGGGATAAAGGAAAACGAAGATGGAAGCGTTTTACTGAGCGCTTTAATGACGAACGCGGAAACGGCTTACCATCCTGTGATAGAGGGCCGTTATCCATTGTTGTCCAGGGGGATTTTGGCAGGTGCTTCGCCGCAGATCCGTAATATGGCCACCAATGGCGGCAACCTTTTACAGCGTACACGTTGCTATTATTTTTATGACTCCAATTCACCATGCAACAAACGGCTCCCTGGATCTGGTTGCCCGGCCAGAGAAGGCTACAACCGCATTCACGCCATACTGGGTGCCAGTGAACAATGTATTGCAGTGTTTCCATCGGATATGTGTGTGGCGTTAGCCGCTTTGGATGCAACAGTGCATGTTTCTGGTCTTACAGGTAACCGCAGCATAGGCTTTGAAGATTTTCACCGCTTGCCGGGCGATACGCCGGAGATAGACAATAATCTGAAATACGGAGAAGTGATAACAGGTATAGAGTTGCCTGCAAAAGGCTTTGCAAAAAATTATGCTTACCTGAAGTTGCGCGACAGGCATTCCTACGCATTTGCGTTGGTATCTGTAGCCATTGCACTGGAACTTGATGAAAACCATATAACGGAAGCAAGGATAGCACTTGGCGGCGTGGCGCACAAACCATGGCGCATAAAAGAAGCAGAGGAAATGCTGAAAGGTAAAAGCGCAGATGCTGCCAGTTTTGCTGATGCGGCAGATATTATTTTGGCAGGGGCGCAGGGCTTTGAACACAACCATTTTAAAATAGAGCTTGCAAAGCGTGCTGTTATTCGTTGTGGATTGATGGCCCTGGAGCCTGAGAGCCAGTTGCCGGGCGCACAACCATCATTATAA
- a CDS encoding (2Fe-2S)-binding protein: MPTIHLTVNHTAHELSVLPWVSLLDALRERLKLTGTKKGCDHGQCGACTVLCDGKRILSCLTLAVMKDNSAIITIEGLAEGDVLHPLQEAFIKHDAFQCGYCTPGQICSAVGLLQEGRANTRTEVKELMSGNLCRCGANVGIIDAIMEVKDGGTNE; encoded by the coding sequence ATGCCTACTATTCATTTAACAGTTAATCATACAGCACACGAGCTGTCTGTGTTGCCATGGGTATCCTTACTCGATGCACTACGCGAAAGATTAAAACTAACAGGTACTAAAAAGGGCTGCGATCACGGGCAGTGTGGGGCCTGCACGGTTTTATGCGATGGTAAACGCATTTTAAGTTGCCTTACTCTTGCAGTAATGAAAGACAATTCAGCTATTATAACTATAGAAGGTTTGGCAGAAGGAGATGTGCTGCACCCGCTGCAGGAAGCGTTCATTAAACATGATGCGTTCCAGTGCGGTTATTGTACGCCGGGGCAGATATGTAGTGCAGTAGGGTTGCTACAGGAAGGACGGGCAAACACCCGTACGGAAGTAAAAGAACTCATGAGCGGCAACCTGTGCCGCTGTGGGGCAAACGTAGGTATTATAGATGCAATCATGGAAGTAAAAGATGGAGGAACCAATGAATAA
- a CDS encoding low affinity iron permease family protein encodes MKSINHIPQQKPLMEKFAGYAANITGSTTAIVIAFVIILAWACAGPFFHYSETWQLVINTGTTIITFLMVFLIQKSQNKESLAVQLKLNEIIAAQERASNRLIDVEGLTEDELKTIHQYYCALKQKAELEDSLQESHSIEDAEINHEFKQEQSLHKRKNKKANTQQHRKGA; translated from the coding sequence ATGAAGAGCATAAACCATATACCGCAGCAAAAACCATTGATGGAAAAGTTTGCGGGCTACGCAGCCAATATTACCGGGAGCACCACTGCCATTGTTATTGCATTCGTTATCATTCTTGCGTGGGCATGCGCCGGCCCTTTCTTTCATTATTCTGAAACATGGCAACTGGTAATAAATACGGGCACTACCATCATTACATTTTTGATGGTGTTCCTTATACAAAAGTCGCAAAACAAAGAATCGCTGGCCGTGCAGCTAAAGCTTAACGAGATTATTGCCGCACAGGAACGCGCAAGCAACAGGCTGATAGATGTAGAGGGCCTTACAGAAGATGAGTTGAAGACGATTCACCAGTATTATTGTGCGCTGAAGCAGAAAGCTGAACTCGAAGATTCACTCCAGGAATCTCACTCGATTGAAGATGCGGAGATTAACCACGAGTTTAAACAGGAACAAAGCCTGCACAAAAGAAAAAATAAGAAAGCAAATACACAGCAGCATCGCAAAGGCGCATGA
- the ligD gene encoding DNA ligase D: MSDTTAGDSSNAADQIILMSLAQYRKKRSFKVTPEPKGGKPENVTLKFVIQKHDATHLHYDFRLEMDGVLKSWAVPKGPSVDPSVKRLAMMVEDHPYDYKDFEGIIPKGQYGGGTVMVWDEGTYEPMTKHATKKEAEKDLLQQLRKGKLVFIMHGKKLKGEYALVKSAYQGENSWLLMKAKDKYAKDTDITRKDKSVVSGKTLLQIEKNPGKVYSRKTIDPGTTVKDKPKKLQEKPAKKAAFSVPVNIEPMLATLTDKPFDEPGWIYEIKWDGYRCIAYVNDGSVELKSRNNKSFNEKFYPLHTALGQLKVNAVLDGEVIVAGEEGISKFGDLQNWRSEADGTLLFYVFDILWLNGEELLQLPLTVRRQKLMETITENESIRISNAFETSGIEFFDAASKMHLEGIIAKKKESLYAPGARSREWLKIKVQARHEVVIGGYTNNEDSSKLFSALLVGVFRDGTLHYTGKIGTGFNEQMQQQMMKTFKPLIRKTSPFDTEPDVNKPSRFRPHPPKASVTWLKPALVCEVSYTEITGDGVMRHPSFEGMRDDKKAADVKEEKPLPAKRLTAASSVIDKQKMIKPVAAGKRKTLLNPTDETQVRVINKHELKFTNLSKIFWPKEKYTKRDLINYYYQVAPYMLPYLKDRPQSLNRHPNGIDGKSFYQKDVTGKAPEWLETFPYRSDADNKDKEYLVCTNEEDLLYMASLGCIEINPWSSRVQKPNEPDWCIIDLDPDNNPFEQVIEAALVTKQVLDSANITSYVKTSGSTGMHIYIPLGAKYTYEQSKEFARVIVKLVHAQLPRFTSIERATRLRKGKLYLDFLQNRPQATLAAPYSARPKPGGTVSAPLHWEEVKKGLQMRSFTIANMMDRLKHEGDIFKKVLGKGIDMQKALDKLLLQFEENG, from the coding sequence GTGAGTGACACAACAGCAGGCGATAGTAGTAATGCTGCTGACCAAATAATACTTATGAGTCTTGCGCAATACCGGAAAAAGCGTTCTTTTAAAGTAACGCCGGAGCCAAAAGGTGGCAAACCCGAAAACGTTACATTGAAATTTGTAATACAAAAGCATGATGCAACGCACCTGCATTATGATTTTCGCCTGGAAATGGATGGCGTTTTAAAAAGCTGGGCTGTTCCGAAAGGCCCGTCTGTTGACCCCTCAGTGAAAAGGCTGGCGATGATGGTGGAGGATCACCCGTACGATTACAAGGACTTTGAAGGTATTATACCAAAGGGCCAGTATGGTGGCGGAACCGTAATGGTGTGGGATGAAGGCACTTACGAGCCAATGACGAAGCACGCTACAAAAAAGGAAGCGGAAAAAGACCTGCTGCAGCAGTTGCGCAAGGGTAAGCTGGTCTTTATAATGCACGGCAAAAAACTGAAAGGCGAGTATGCACTGGTTAAATCTGCTTACCAGGGAGAAAACAGCTGGCTGCTGATGAAGGCAAAAGACAAGTACGCAAAAGATACAGATATTACAAGGAAAGATAAATCTGTTGTATCTGGCAAAACACTCCTGCAGATAGAAAAAAATCCTGGAAAAGTATACAGCAGGAAAACGATTGATCCCGGAACGACTGTAAAAGACAAACCGAAGAAGTTACAGGAAAAGCCGGCTAAAAAGGCTGCTTTTTCAGTACCTGTAAACATAGAGCCGATGCTTGCAACGTTGACAGACAAACCTTTTGATGAACCGGGATGGATTTACGAAATAAAGTGGGATGGTTACAGGTGTATTGCTTATGTGAACGATGGCTCGGTGGAATTGAAATCGAGAAACAACAAGTCATTCAACGAAAAATTTTATCCGTTGCACACGGCGCTTGGTCAACTGAAGGTCAATGCTGTGCTCGATGGGGAAGTAATTGTAGCCGGTGAAGAAGGTATTTCGAAATTTGGTGATTTGCAAAACTGGCGCAGCGAAGCAGATGGCACTTTATTGTTTTACGTGTTTGACATATTGTGGCTCAATGGCGAAGAGTTGCTGCAGTTGCCGCTTACAGTGCGCAGGCAAAAGTTAATGGAGACCATTACCGAAAATGAAAGCATCAGGATAAGCAACGCATTCGAAACGTCTGGTATCGAATTTTTTGATGCTGCTTCGAAAATGCACCTGGAGGGTATTATAGCCAAGAAAAAGGAGTCTTTGTATGCACCCGGTGCAAGATCGAGGGAATGGTTAAAAATAAAAGTGCAGGCAAGGCATGAAGTGGTGATTGGTGGCTATACAAACAATGAAGACAGTTCGAAATTATTCAGTGCTTTATTGGTTGGTGTGTTCAGGGATGGAACGCTTCATTACACCGGCAAGATAGGTACGGGTTTCAATGAACAAATGCAGCAGCAGATGATGAAAACATTTAAGCCGCTCATAAGGAAAACGAGCCCTTTTGATACCGAGCCCGATGTAAACAAACCCAGCCGCTTCAGGCCTCACCCGCCGAAGGCATCTGTTACGTGGCTTAAGCCTGCATTGGTTTGTGAGGTTTCGTATACAGAAATCACCGGTGATGGCGTAATGCGTCATCCATCATTTGAAGGTATGCGGGATGATAAGAAAGCTGCCGACGTAAAAGAGGAAAAACCTTTGCCTGCAAAACGGCTTACAGCAGCATCATCTGTAATTGACAAACAAAAAATGATCAAACCTGTTGCTGCAGGCAAGCGTAAAACGTTATTGAATCCCACGGACGAGACCCAGGTTCGGGTGATCAATAAACATGAATTGAAGTTCACCAATTTGTCAAAGATTTTTTGGCCCAAAGAAAAATACACAAAACGCGACCTTATCAATTATTACTACCAGGTGGCGCCATATATGCTACCTTATTTAAAAGACCGGCCACAATCGTTAAACCGGCATCCAAACGGTATTGATGGTAAAAGTTTTTACCAGAAAGATGTAACGGGCAAGGCCCCGGAATGGCTGGAAACATTTCCTTATCGAAGCGATGCCGACAACAAAGACAAGGAATACCTGGTCTGTACAAATGAAGAAGACCTTTTGTACATGGCATCGCTTGGTTGCATTGAGATCAACCCGTGGAGTAGTCGCGTACAAAAGCCCAACGAGCCTGACTGGTGTATCATTGACCTTGATCCTGATAACAATCCTTTTGAGCAGGTGATAGAAGCGGCGCTTGTTACAAAGCAGGTGTTAGACAGCGCCAACATTACATCCTATGTAAAGACTTCCGGCTCAACGGGCATGCATATTTATATTCCGCTCGGTGCAAAATATACCTATGAGCAATCAAAAGAATTTGCCCGGGTAATTGTTAAACTGGTGCATGCACAGTTGCCTCGTTTTACGAGTATTGAACGTGCTACCAGGCTGCGCAAAGGCAAGCTGTATTTGGATTTCCTGCAGAACAGGCCACAGGCTACCCTTGCAGCACCTTATTCCGCAAGACCCAAGCCAGGCGGCACAGTCTCGGCACCGTTACATTGGGAAGAAGTAAAAAAGGGATTGCAAATGAGGTCCTTTACTATCGCCAATATGATGGATCGTTTAAAGCATGAAGGTGACATTTTCAAAAAGGTGCTGGGCAAAGGCATCGATATGCAGAAAGCTCTGGACAAGCTGCTGCTACAGTTTGAAGAAAACGGGTAA